AGGTAATTAATCAGGAGACTGCACGATACCTTGAGGAGCACACAGGGTATGCCTTCATCAACCGTGAATCAGACCTTGGAGTTCCGGGCCTCAGAGAGGCAAAACTCCGGTATTATCCCAATCATTTTGCGGAAGTCTGGTATGCGGAAAAACAGGATATCCGGCGGGTCCTTGGTGAGGAAGACTGAACGATGATAATCTCAGCTATTTTCTTGAATATCTCTTGATTTTTATGATTCCTGTATGGTTGTGTGCAAGGGAGATGGGCACGCCCTCTCCCTGCAAGACCCTCCCCCTCAGGGGATGAGTCGCAGGAGGGATGGACAATCATCCCTCCTGTTTCGTGTTGTTTTCCGGGATTTTTTTGTTTATGGGTTATTTTAGGTTGTTGTGCAGGTTTTTGGGATTTTTAGTATTGGGAATATTGATGGTAAGGCTGTTATTCACCGGGACTGTCAATGGGGGTGCTCCTGTAAAAAATCAAGAAGAATCATTATGCAATACACTGAATGGTATAGCAGGTATAGCGATGTCAACTGACGCTGAATGTGTGCTGAAAGGAGCTCTTCTTCCGGACGGGAGGGTTGCAGATATCTCCATTGCGGGTGGGAAAATTATTCATGTCGGGGCTGGCCGCCGGGCTGACAGAACGATTGACTGTACCGGCCTTCTCTGTCTCCCTGGTGCTGTTGATATGCATGTGCATATGCGGGGCGGAAAAGATCAGGGATACAAGGAGGACTGGACATCCGGGACACAGAGTGCACTTGCGGGGGGAGTGACGATGGTCGTCGACCAGCCGAATACTCTTCCGCCCCTGACCGACAAAGCAGCATTTGCGGGACGGGTGGCAGAAGCCACACGGGATGCATACTGCCGGTTCGGGGTCAACGGATATGTCTCCGGTGCATCCAATATCGCAGCCCTCTGGGAGGCAGGCGCCCTTGCCTTTGGGGAGACCTTCGCTGCTGCCTCCAGTTATGGCAGTGCCGTTTCTCCGGAAGAACTAGGGGTGATATTTGCAGAAATTGCAGATCTGGATGCACTTGTCACCCTGCACTGTGAGGATGTTCTCCCCGGCGATGACACCTCTCTTGAGGCACATGCAGCCCTGCGTCCGGAAGCGGGTGAAAAGAAGTGCATGGAGATGCTCACAGCCCGTTTTCCGCCGGGGCTTTCTGCTCATTTCTGTCACCTCTCTTCGCCGATCAGTGCAGAGGCTGCGATGGCAGCAATGCCTGCCACTTATGAGGTGATGCCTCATCATCTCTTCCTCTCCATCGAAGAACACGGCAGTGTACCGGATGGGCACTGCAAGGTAAATCCGCCTGTCCGCCACGAGAAGGTTCGAAAAGCGCTCTGGGAGATGTGGGACGCCATTCCTGTCATCGCCTCTGATCATGCGCCCCATACTATTGCAGAAAAGTCGCAGGCATTCTCTGCAGTGCCGTCTGGTATTCCAGGCGTGGAGACGATGGTGCCGCTTCTGTTAGCACAGGTATACCGGGGCAGAATTGCGCTCTCCTCGCTCCTTGAAAAAGTGGTCTATACTCCTGCACACCTTCTGGGCATCCCTGCATCAACACTCATGGCAGGAACGCCTGCTGACCTTGCACTCTATCCCCGGAAAGAGACAGAGACCATCACCGCGGAATTACTCCATTCCCGCGCAGGGTGGACCCCGTATGAAGGAATGCAGGGAGTCTTTCCCCACATCACCTGTGTTAGTGGTCACCTGTCGTATCTGCGCAATGAGTTCAGCCGGGCAGAGGAGTTGTGGGTACCTGGCAGAGGATATAAGACCTCTGGGTCATAAACAGTACATGCCGACAAAGCACATCAATAGGTCCCCGGGTGATCGATTGGCGAAGACCTGGATATGATCCATGGGACAACCCGGATGTGCAACAGGCGGCCTGGCAATGGGTTTAGAACAGGTGATGAACGGCACCTTGCCACAGATGATCCATGTTTGTTAATGCCGGGCCACATTATACCTGATATTTGATTTTTATGACATCATCAGCAGCATGTGCCGTAGAGAATGGGGATGGCTGTGTATACTGTACACTGGATGTGCATGCCGGTGCCAAACGCGAATCATTTCCTGCGGGAGTGAATGTCTGGCGGGCTGCGGTTGGATGTAGTATTCGTGCACCTCCTGTAGAAGGAAAAGCGAATAAAGCGATTATTGCGCTGGTATCTGCTGTTTTGGGTGTTCCGAAGTCATCAGTGACTATTGTAAGCGGTCAGACGTCATCTGTCAAACGCGTCTGTATCAGCGGACTTGATAAAGATACGCTCCTCAAAATTCTCGACACCCGTTTGGAAGGATGAATAACGGGTGTGGGGGGAATGAGGATTCTGTTCTTCCTGTTATGATAGAGGTAATTAACCGAAAAAATCTGTTTTTCCGGATGATGAGGGGAGCATGTCTTTTTTAACTATGGATTCAGCAGTAGTTGGATGCTCTGTTTTCCGTCCGTCTGAAATAATATGGTTTTCGCATGGGGTTTCAATTCATTTATATATCCGTGGGCAGCAATTAGAAACATGCTGACGTTATCCGTATCGCAGAAATATAGGGACACGGCATTTTCATTATTATTATTTGGAGGATTATTATATGCATTCGCAGGATACCACAAAGTATCTCATTCACCTGAAAATAGAAGCAGAGGGGGTGGTGAGGAAGTCTGATGTTGTCGGCGCGATATTTGGCCAGACAGAAGGTCTGTTGGGAGAGGAACTGGATCTTCGTGAGCTCCAGCGCACCGGCAGGATGGGACGGATTGACGTCCAGATTGAGAGTGTTAAAGGGGAGACCAGGGGTGATGTGCATATGGCTTCGTCACTGGACAAGGCAGAGACTGCCATTATTGCAGCATCCCTTGAGACCATCGACCGTGTCGGGCCGTGTATTGCGCGGGTAACAGTTGACCGTATTGAAGATATCCGTGTTAGCAAACGCCAGCAGATCATCGACCGTGCGAGGGAACTGTTAATTGAATCATTTGATGAGGGGACGATTGACACCAATGTGATCATGGACTCTGTGCGTGAATCGTCGCGGATTGAGAAAATCATCGAAGTGGGCGAGGAAAAACTTCCTGCAGGCCCCAATGCGTTGGATTCCGAAGCCATCATTGTGGTGGAAGGGCGTGCTGATGTTATCAATCTCCTGAGATATGGGATAAAGAATGCCATTGCCGTGGAAGGAACCAATATCCCGGAGACTATTGTCAACCTCTGTAACCGGAAGACTGCGACCGCTTTTGTCGATGGAGACAGGGGGGGCGATCTGATTCTCAGTGAACTGGTCCAGGTGGCAGAAATTGATTTTGTTGCCATCAGTCCGCGGGGCAGGTCTGTGGAGGATATGTCCAGAAAGGAGATCATCAAACCGCTCAGGAACAAGATACCGGTTGAGTATATCATCAATAAAGAGGGAGAAGTGGACATCCCCGAACTCCACCATCGGATGGAGATGATCGATTCAAGCACACGGGAACGGGCTCGCAGGCATCAGGAAGAAGTGCGCATTCAGAAACAGCCCGGGTCACTGGAGTGGCACATGGCAGAAGTTAAAGAGAAACATACTGCAAGAATTCTCTCGAAAAAACGGGATATTCTCGGCGAATCTGATGCTGATCTGGTTGATGACCTGCTCTCTCATATCCCCCCTGAAAGCCATGGTCTGATAATTGATCGAATGGTGGATCAAAAAGTGGTGGAT
Above is a window of Methanogenium organophilum DNA encoding:
- a CDS encoding amidohydrolase family protein, producing MSTDAECVLKGALLPDGRVADISIAGGKIIHVGAGRRADRTIDCTGLLCLPGAVDMHVHMRGGKDQGYKEDWTSGTQSALAGGVTMVVDQPNTLPPLTDKAAFAGRVAEATRDAYCRFGVNGYVSGASNIAALWEAGALAFGETFAAASSYGSAVSPEELGVIFAEIADLDALVTLHCEDVLPGDDTSLEAHAALRPEAGEKKCMEMLTARFPPGLSAHFCHLSSPISAEAAMAAMPATYEVMPHHLFLSIEEHGSVPDGHCKVNPPVRHEKVRKALWEMWDAIPVIASDHAPHTIAEKSQAFSAVPSGIPGVETMVPLLLAQVYRGRIALSSLLEKVVYTPAHLLGIPASTLMAGTPADLALYPRKETETITAELLHSRAGWTPYEGMQGVFPHITCVSGHLSYLRNEFSRAEELWVPGRGYKTSGS
- a CDS encoding DUF167 domain-containing protein; this translates as MTSSAACAVENGDGCVYCTLDVHAGAKRESFPAGVNVWRAAVGCSIRAPPVEGKANKAIIALVSAVLGVPKSSVTIVSGQTSSVKRVCISGLDKDTLLKILDTRLEG
- the dnaG gene encoding DNA primase DnaG; its protein translation is MHSQDTTKYLIHLKIEAEGVVRKSDVVGAIFGQTEGLLGEELDLRELQRTGRMGRIDVQIESVKGETRGDVHMASSLDKAETAIIAASLETIDRVGPCIARVTVDRIEDIRVSKRQQIIDRARELLIESFDEGTIDTNVIMDSVRESSRIEKIIEVGEEKLPAGPNALDSEAIIVVEGRADVINLLRYGIKNAIAVEGTNIPETIVNLCNRKTATAFVDGDRGGDLILSELVQVAEIDFVAISPRGRSVEDMSRKEIIKPLRNKIPVEYIINKEGEVDIPELHHRMEMIDSSTRERARRHQEEVRIQKQPGSLEWHMAEVKEKHTARILSKKRDILGESDADLVDDLLSHIPPESHGLIIDRMVDQKVVDYAFDADLAYVAAPDFSGIVKKPVSLKLIKIS